CCTTCTCAATGGTTGCAGGAGTAGATGCACCACCGACATCTAAGAAATTAGCTGGAGCACCACCATATAACTTAACAACATCCATAGTAGCCATGGCCAAACCAGCACCGTTGACTAAACATCCGATGTTACCATTCAATTTAATGAAATTAAGGCCATATTGAGAAGCGGTAACCTCATCAGGGTCCTCTTGGGACTCATCTCTCCAGGAGAAGACTTCCTTTTGTCTGTAAGCAGCACTGTTATCAAAGTTAAACTTGGCATCAACACATTCAATATCATGTTCTTTGGTCTCAGTCAAAGGATTAATCTCGATTTGAGTAGCATCCTTCTCTCTGAAAATCTGGAAAAGCGTCTTAATGGCAGTAGCAGCTTTAGAGACAGCGTCATCGGTGAAACCCATACCGGAAGCGATCTTGGTAGCTAATTCATCAGAAATACCTTCATCAATTCCAACAGAGAACTTCTTGATGGCATCAGGGTTCTTTTTGGCAACCTCCTCAACAGACATACCACCTTCAGAAGAGGCAATGACCATAGTGGACTGGTTCTGTCTGTCCATAACGATAGAGAAGTAAGCCTCATGCTCAGCGTACTTTCTTTCGACAATATAGACAGCAGAAACAGGCTTACCGGCAGGACCGGACTGCTTGGTAATCAAATTGTGGTGCAACATCTGCTCAGCCacttctttggcttctttaGCACCATTAATCAAATGCACACCAGACTTGTAACCTGTATCAAAGTGACCTTTACCTCTACCACCAGTCAAAGCTTGAGCCTTGATGACCAAATCATCAGTACCCAACTTCTTGGCAGCCTGATATGCCTCTTCTGGAGTGAAAGCAGCAATACCCTTTGGAGTACCGACGCCATATTGTCTCAACAAAGTGGCAGATCTGAACTCGTGAATAGACAAGTATCTAACTTGTGAAACTCTCTTGACGAGGTTTTTATTGAAGGTTCTAGCAAACATACTAAATGACAAAAATGGAGAATTTGTTaggtaaagaagaaaggagaataaaaaaaggcggaaatggaaaaaaaaagtgatgcCAATTGGAATAGAAATAATGTGAACAGTTTGAACTGCATAGGAGGAGATATTGAACTTAAACTGATTGGGAATTGGATCCTTCGTAGGCAGAGAGACCCGAAGGacaatgaaaaaaaaatgccGGCGTgtggagaaaaagaaataatcTAGGCGGTTGAGGGGAAGTGAGGAAGGGCGGCGGTAGGGATATCGGGGGATGAGATGGGCGTGGGGATGTATCGGACGGGCGTGAAGATTCTACGGCCATTACCTGTACCGGGAGGACTTGAAAAAGTTGTGGGGCAGTGGGGGGTCGCGGGGGGAAAACGGTCTTCCTAGCAGCGGTTTTCGTAGCGGCGGTCTTCGTAGCAGCGGCCTTCGTAGTAGCGGTCTTCGTTGGAGCGCACTTGGTGGCAGGGCACTTGGCACTTGGTGGCAGCGTAGTTGGTGACAAGGCATTTTACGGCAAAAAACGAATTTTTCGCGGTAGAGTTTGACGGCTGCTGTGAGCCGAGCTTGGGGTTCTGCATTCACCCTAATGgctcttcatcttcaggcTCTCTAATGAACCTTCACTTATGAAGCCCTCCAAGGCCCTCTGagatccttcaattctAAAACCCTGCTACTTTAAGACTCTCAAAAACCTACCACCCCTTCCCTCAAATTGCCGCTTCATCAATGCAACCCACCCTCTCCacaatctcttcaaacaaTGAATCCTTTCGTGCTGCCCGCCCACCCATCCACGGTAACACCACATAGCATTCCCCTGCTCTTCGCACCTCGCTCGCCCGCATCGCTTCCCCGTCCTTTTTCGAGTCTCTCCTATGCGCGGCTATCGGAACGCAGAGGACCTGATTATGTaatcgtttctttttaaaGATTTGTCCGACAATCGTCTTCCCTCCTTCAATCTCCAATGATTCCCTCAGATCTTCACGATATTTGCAGCTGTTCTAGTTGAGTCACTGGTGGGGTAGACGCTGAGGCCACCGAGGTCACTGTAGCCGTTGACGCTGTGGtagtggtggtggttccTTTTTTGATAACTGCCTTTTCTACATTCAGTTCTTCGTATCTTTTCCCATACAATTCATACCAGAATATCACATCGGTGAAATTTGGGTAAAGGATAGTTTCGGTTTCCTCCGATTCGTGCGGACTTTCgacttcttctattttttcATAGTTAGGATTCAGAAACTGAGCCTTTCGGGCTCTGAAATAATCCCAAACAGACCTTGTTCTCTGTGGTAATCGCAGCTCTTGAATCCTTTCCTTCTCACAGTCTTGTAAAAATGTACCGTATTGACATGAAAACAAATGATAGACCAATCTTCGTAGAAATCTCTCATTGTACTCAAATTTGCTCGGATACTGCCGCATCAATTGGTATAGACAATCCAAGAATTGCTGGAAGATAGGACTCTCAAATTTCGTACTCTGTTGATGCTTAAATGCCTGATTGAGCTGCCGGATCCTCTGAAAATTCGAATCCGAAGTGTAATTATAAAATTTGGtatctttttgaagatgtcCACATCTTTCGTTGAAACGATGACCAAACGAACACCAATCTTTCTCGACAAGAACCACAAATCCTTCCAAAGTCCGGAAATATGGATCAATACAGATTTGTACCAAAGATACAACTTGTGGAGTTCTGTCCCATCCATCTGAACAATGAATCACTATATGAACTCCTTGCAAATGTATCCACTTGATCAATAGATCCGTTGATCTTAATAGCCGTGAAATATGCTCTAGCCATCCACTCCTATCCAATTTTTCGTAATCTGCCTCCagattctcttcttttctactACTAACATCGCTATTCTTTAACACTTGCTTCACCTTACCGATGCTCTCACGCATAGTGTGAATATTTTCCAGCCCTAGAAACACTTTCCGGTTCTTGTCCCCGCAATAATTATCCATGTTTTCAGTTCCTGCTCCCATTGCCACCTGAGCCATGGCACTGGTCAACGGTCTCGCATCTACTATCAAATTCCGcttatcttctttacaATTCGTTCGAAACACCTCGTAGACCAGCTTCTCATCTTGAAATGACCTATTCTGCTTAATACCAACCAAAGGCTGCGAACATCTTACTATGGTGCATCCATTTTTCTTGTAGTAATAAGTTAACGCAGGAAATCTATTTTTGGACCGAAATCGTACCGTATGACTCAATATCGTGTCACTGATTGTCTGTGGAACGCACAAACGAGCTGGATATGTATCACAAAGACTATAATCGCTGTTGATATCAGTCATCCGCCATCCATAACTGCCCAGAGAATCATTCTGACCCTCTTCAAAATGCAATCCCTGCCTTTGAAACTCTCGAACCACGTCATAGTTCTTCCAACTATCAAAAGGAGCCTCTATTTCAATAGGCTCATAAATAAATGCATAACATTTCTCTATGCTATCAATGCATGTGAGTCGCAGAATACTCTCAAATGCATCATGGCATTGGCCTTTGTCAGCAAAGTCAAAGCTTGAGAAATTGTAGTCCCTACAATAGAGCTTGAGATTGGCCCCTTGAAGCAATGTACTGTTGCTTATGTCAGTTCTGTGAACACTTTCAGCTTTGTCAGCCCTATCAGCTCTATCAGCCCTATCAGCTCTATCTCTATCAGCTCTATCAGCCCTATCAACTATTTCCTCGTCATAATCTCCTTTAATGTACATCAAAGCTGATCCTTTACGAAACTCAACCCTTTCGATCATTGGATAACAGCACCACAGCTCTCTAAATCCACTGCTACCACTACTTACAGTGGTGCTCCCGTCTCCGGCCGGAGTAAGAGTGAAGATTAGGTGATGAGTGGTTAAATGAAGCGAGCCCTCAAATGACCGACCACGACGATGTAACGTCACATGGTCCACCTTTGTAATTTTGAGGTACTCCATTGGTGAAAACGTgtcagagaaagaaagaaagagcagTTGTATGTGAACCAATGCGCTTGGATCTGGATCTGTAATCAGTAGGAGTCGTCTTTTTTTAAAAGGCTGTGCATAAGAGTGGCCTCCCTTGTCTGCAGAAATAGGAAGGAACTAGGATCGAAAGAGAGAGGGATTTGATGCCTACGGTGAGCTAAGTAGTCACAATTAGCTCTTTATATCCTACATCATTTGAAGCCAGCAAGGCTACGATGATTCCTGCGTTTGTCCGTTTGTCTGCGCAGACTGATGAATCATCATTTTACTATCCTTAGCAGAATCTCCCTTGTTAATTAACCCAGTCACAGGCTCACCATCGCTTTACACTACTATCAGACTCAACTACCAAATATGTTTCTTGTGAACTAAGTATCgtatcttcaagatcaaaaaaaacTCTAGAAATTGAGT
This region of Brettanomyces nanus chromosome 2, complete sequence genomic DNA includes:
- the LSC2 gene encoding succinate--CoA ligase beta chain (BUSCO:EOG0934210W), which encodes MHMFARTFNKNLVKRVSQVRYLSIHEFRSATLLRQYGVGTPKGIAAFTPEEAYQAAKKLGTDDLVIKAQALTGGRGKGHFDTGYKSGVHLINGAKEAKEVAEQMLHHNLITKQSGPAGKPVSAVYIVERKYAEHEAYFSIVMDRQNQSTMVIASSEGGMSVEEVAKKNPDAIKKFSVGIDEGISDELATKIASGMGFTDDAVSKAATAIKTLFQIFREKDATQIEINPLTETKEHDIECVDAKFNFDNSAAYRQKEVFSWRDESQEDPDEVTASQYGLNFIKLNGNIGCLVNGAGLAMATMDVVKLYGGAPANFLDVGGASTPATIEKAFELIMTEKNVSAIFVNIFGGIVRCDYVADGLISATKNLGLKVPVVARLRGTNLELAQKKIAESGLNKLHLFSDLDEAAAKVVELGKK
- a CDS encoding uncharacterized protein (BUSCO:EOG09341TKC), with the translated sequence MEYLKITKVDHVTLHRRGRSFEGSLHLTTHHLIFTLTPAGDGSTTVSSGSSGFRELWCCYPMIERVEFRKGSALMYIKGDYDEEIVDRADRADRDRADRADRADRADKAESVHRTDISNSTLLQGANLKLYCRDYNFSSFDFADKGQCHDAFESILRLTCIDSIEKCYAFIYEPIEIEAPFDSWKNYDVVREFQRQGLHFEEGQNDSLGSYGWRMTDINSDYSLCDTYPARLCVPQTISDTILSHTVRFRSKNRFPALTYYYKKNGCTIVRCSQPLVGIKQNRSFQDEKLVYEVFRTNCKEDKRNLIVDARPLTSAMAQVAMGAGTENMDNYCGDKNRKVFLGLENIHTMRESIGKVKQVLKNSDVSSRKEENLEADYEKLDRSGWLEHISRLLRSTDLLIKWIHLQGVHIVIHCSDGWDRTPQVVSLVQICIDPYFRTLEGFVVLVEKDWCSFGHRFNERCGHLQKDTKFYNYTSDSNFQRIRQLNQAFKHQQSTKFESPIFQQFLDCLYQLMRQYPSKFEYNERFLRRLVYHLFSCQYGTFLQDCEKERIQELRLPQRTRSVWDYFRARKAQFLNPNYEKIEEVESPHESEETETILYPNFTDVIFWYELYGKRYEELNVEKAVIKKGTTTTTTASTATVTSVASASTPPVTQLEQLQIS